The Chitinophagales bacterium DNA segment TTTGATGAGGTGGAGAAGATACCGAGAACAAAGGTAGGATTGCTGCTAGGCACATCTAAGTATTTGTCTAATGGTAGTATAAATTTATATTATAAGTATCGAATAGAAGCGGCTACTTCTCTTTATATGAGCAGTAGAATCTCACGTATAATTGTTAGCGGAGACAATGGTTCAAAAGACTATGATGAGGCGTCTGATATGAGGTACGACCTCATTGCTAGCGGTATAGATTCTAATCATATTTATTTAGATTATGCTGGTTTTCGAACTTTCGATAGTATGAAGCGATTAAAAGAGATATTTGATCAAGATACAGCTATAGTAGTCTCTCAAAAATTCCATAATGAACGTGCTATTTATATTGGAGATAGGTTAGGGATGCACATAATTGGCTTTAATGCAAAAGATGTAGGACAACATTATGGTTTTCGCACTCAGATAAGAGAATACCTCGCTCGAGTGAAAATGTTTATTGATTTCTACATTGGGGTAGAACCAAAATTTTTAGGAGAAAAAATTGAGATAAGTTGAATTACAGTTTGTTATTTATCTTTCTTTATTGGTCTAGTTTTTGTTTTTCTCAAGATAGTTTGATACAAAGGATAGAAGTTCCAAGTCTTGCTGTAAGGTTTTCACCTGTTTTGGCGCCATATGGGATTTCTATTGGAATAGGAGTAATAGGTATGTTTGAAAAGAAATTGTCTGACGATAATTCAATTTGCATAGGTGCCAAATTAGTCTCGTTTCCTGGGAACTTTTCTAATCAAACTAATAGTTTAGCCATACTTGAATATAGGTTTTATTACCGAGGTAAACAAAATAAAATTGTTTACTTTGCACCATATCTAAAATTAAGAAATTTAATCTATTCTGATAGTGAAGGTGCAGGTATTTCGCATTTTTATAAAGAAAAGTCTCTAGGAATTGGTATGAGCATTGGTAAATTGAGATATCTGAAAAAATCTAGGTCTATTTCAATAAATTATTTTTTAGGGGCAGGTTATTTTATACCACTCGAAACTTATGGAGAAACAAGACTTGGTAGCACTATATTGGGTAATACTTTTGTAATTGATAATATTATTGCTAGACCCGACATACGAATTGGGATTCTTTTTGGATTTGATTTATCCAAGAAATGATATTTATTCTATAAATTCATTATTTTATACGTACCTTTAGTCTTAAACGTAATTTCTTAAGCTAATTTCAAGTTACAACAATAAATTAACACGTGAAACATATCTGCATTTTAATCACGATATCTTTATCTTTCTTAACAAGCTGCGGCAAAGTTTCTGAAAAGGTTTGCAATGTCTCAGATCCGCTCTCTGAATTAACATGGTTAAAACAAATGAAAGATATATTCGACTTCGACATGAGTGGACAGAGACAATCAATCAAATTGTTTATTTACAATAATCAACATGTGTTCAAGATTTCAAACTGCGAAGGTTGTGCAGATGAAATGACCATTGTTTACAATTGTGAAGGTAAAAAAATCTGTGAATTTGGAGGAATTGCTGGTATAAATACCTGTCCTGACTTTGAATCTAACGCTACCTTCATTAAAACACTTTATGATCAGTAGGGATTATATACCGTAATATTCTACATAAATATTTTCAGTCTCTTGGAGCTTTATGCAATGGAGTTCGCCAGAGGGAATATGTGGTTTGAGTGTATTCCATATCCATATAACTAAATTTTCAGAAGAGGGTTGTAGACCACCTAAATCTAAATCTAGATTTAAGTTTCTGTGGTCTAATTTTTCTATGATATGCTCTTTGATAATTTTACTTAGGATTTGAGTATTCAATATAAATCCTGAATCAGGATGAGGTAATCCTCTAATAGTTACCCACAAGTCATAGTTGTGACCATGCCAGTTTGGGTTAGCACATTTCCCAAAGACTTGGTCATTTTCTCCTTCTGTCCATTGTGCACAGTATAATTTATGTGCTGCATTAAAATGCTCTTTTCGAGTGATGTAAACCATAGGACAAAGTTAGTAAATCAAGACTAGTAAACCATGAATATTTGATAAGCTGCAATTTAATTTCTTGCCATATTTTAGATTGCGTATTTTTGTCTTAATTATCTTTAAATCTCCTGTTATAAAATGGTTCTGCTTATAATTATTGTGACATGTGCGATATCTTTTTCTGCTTTTACGAATAGTTCGTTTTTTGAAAAGTATAAATTTAGTCCATTTAAAATCTCAAGAAATAAAGAGTACGTGCGCTGGATTAGTGGTGGATTTTTGCATGCGGATCAAATGCATCTATTTGCAAATATGTTTACGCTATATTTTACTACAGAATTTTTGGACCTTATTTTTAGACCATGGGAGTTGATCATTTTTTACTTGTTAGCTATCGCTGTGGCAGGAGTTCCGGATTATATCAAAAATAAGGACAATCCTTATTATGCTGCTATAGGTGCAAGTGGAGCTGTCTCAGCGGCCCTATTTTCATTGTTATTGTTTAATCCCTGGGGAACAGTTCACCTCTTTTTTATCCTTCCTATTCCTTTTGTACTTTTTGCCGTGCTTTATCTTTATTACTCCTATTATATGGCAAAGAATGGCTATGACAATATCGGTCATACAGCACACTTTACAGGAGCTATTTTTGGTATATTAGTAGTTGCTTTGAAATTTCCAGGTAGTGTACCTAACTTTCTATCCGAACTATTAAATCCACCTCCTTTATCTCAGATCTTAGGGTTTTAACTACGAGAGTTTAGGAAATCGCAGATGAGATATTTGCCAGTGTCCCTTTCGTTTTCGGACTTCTATTTCTATCTCTCCAGAATATCGGTGAGTTTTCAAACTATTTTCTAGATAAGCTATGAAATCAAGATTGACTTGTAATTTACCTTTGATTTTTTTTATATCAGTAGAGACTAGTTCGTAGTTTTTCAATTCAAAACGCTCATACAAATTTTTAAAATCTTTAATATACTGCAGCGTTTCTTCACGACAAAGAATACTTAAATTATCAATGACTTCTTCTTTAATATAAGTATTAATAAAAAACTCTACTGTCTTTTCGGCATAAAGTCGCTCATTGGGGTGAAATTCTTCGTATACAAAATGCCTGACCATACCTTTGATAGGAAGATCTAGAGTCTTTTTAAAGAAAAATTCTTCTGTAATAAATTGATACATCACTCGGTCATCTATATCTTCTATCGATGTTAAAAAAATACCCTTCTTAGTTAATAGTTTTAACAAGCGCTCTTTTTCTAATATAATTTCTTCTGTACTGAGTGAATCCGCAGACTTTATTTTCGGTTTACCTATATACTGATATATCTCTACTTCTTTCGCTTCATTTTTTACACGCTCAAAAGCTAAAATTTGATCTAGCATTTGGGCCTCAATTTCAGGCGGTATTTCTATGCCATCAGGATTATGCTCTAGAAATTTTGCCCCTTTCATCTCTAGTTCTAGGCGTTTAATTTGATTATCCATCTTTAGTTCCTCATTGGGATCTAGTTCGTCTGGATGATTAAAATCTTCATTTATCATTAAACAAAGATAAAGAGAATAGCATGGCTAAAAAATTAAATTTCTCTAATAGTTTCGTCGAATTTCACCCCTATTTCTTCCAATTTTTTTAGGAGAGGTAAATATATTTCTTTGCAGGTCGGCATTATGACACCATAAGTATTTATATCATTGTTTAGTATCATTTCAGCAGCGAAGGCTATTGGCATACCTACAGTCTTCGACATAGCTGTAAACGTACTGCTTTCCCCTTCTAATGATAGGTAACTCTCGATTTCGTATTTTTTCTCTCCAATTCTATACTCGAAAAAATGAACCATAACTACCCAATCAGTGTCTTCAGGATTTAACTTCCATTTATCTACTAAAATAGATTGTAAAACTTCAGCAGCAGAGCCGTTTACCTTGACTAAGGATTCATTATCTGCAAATCCAATGGAGATTAATTTAGTTCTAATGGATTCGCTTTTAGTTTGTAAAAAATCATTGATACTGGTATTAAGAAATGAAGCATAAAATTCAGTATACGTTACTCCTTTAAAATGTCTATTTTTTATAGTGTCATCAGTCAAACCCAAATCAATAAGAAGTGCCCATGCTTCGCAGAAGCCATGAATTCTCAAGGTACCACGAAGTATAGTTTGTATTTCTTGCCACCCATATAGTTTTTCGTATTTGAGACTATCTCTATTGGCATAGGCATCAAAAACTTGGCCATTACTTAGTTTTAAAACTTCACTTTTAGAAAACAACTCGTGGTAATTGAGTGTTTTTGTTAGTCCATCTTTCTTATATTTGATTTCGCCTCCTTGTCCTGCTAGTATTACGTTTCTCGGGTTCCAGCTAAATTTATAATGCCAAGGATTGTCATCACTTTTCGGAGCTACAAGGCCGCCTGCATAGGACCGATAAGATGTCAATATTCCACCTTGTGCTATGATTTCATGATACATCTTCATCGTTGTTAAATGATCGATTCCAGGATCAAAGCCCAGCTCATTGAGGAAGATCAATTCTTTTTTATTAGCCTCGTCAGACAAGGCTTGCATTTCCTCCGAGATATAAGATGGTGTCACTAAATGTGATCCAAATCGAAGACAAAGTTTTGCCACTTCGATATGCATATGTGCTGGCAACATAGAAATAGTGAGAAAACTCTGCGCAATATATGGCTCGTATTCATGTATTTCTCCAGATGAAATCTGCTTTGTTGTTATATAA contains these protein-coding regions:
- a CDS encoding saccharopine dehydrogenase NADP-binding domain-containing protein encodes the protein MKQVLIIGAGKSSSYLIKHLIDNQEGFNISITILDLNISSLEPYQDLSYITTKQISSGEIHEYEPYIAQSFLTISMLPAHMHIEVAKLCLRFGSHLVTPSYISEEMQALSDEANKKELIFLNELGFDPGIDHLTTMKMYHEIIAQGGILTSYRSYAGGLVAPKSDDNPWHYKFSWNPRNVILAGQGGEIKYKKDGLTKTLNYHELFSKSEVLKLSNGQVFDAYANRDSLKYEKLYGWQEIQTILRGTLRIHGFCEAWALLIDLGLTDDTIKNRHFKGVTYTEFYASFLNTSINDFLQTKSESIRTKLISIGFADNESLVKVNGSAAEVLQSILVDKWKLNPEDTDWVVMVHFFEYRIGEKKYEIESYLSLEGESSTFTAMSKTVGMPIAFAAEMILNNDINTYGVIMPTCKEIYLPLLKKLEEIGVKFDETIREI
- a CDS encoding 6-carboxytetrahydropterin synthase, giving the protein MVYITRKEHFNAAHKLYCAQWTEGENDQVFGKCANPNWHGHNYDLWVTIRGLPHPDSGFILNTQILSKIIKEHIIEKLDHRNLNLDLDLGGLQPSSENLVIWIWNTLKPHIPSGELHCIKLQETENIYVEYYGI
- a CDS encoding YdcF family protein, coding for MRRKLFRIFFIMLVSSIGLVIYTNDLVQSNAKDSVFDEVEKIPRTKVGLLLGTSKYLSNGSINLYYKYRIEAATSLYMSSRISRIIVSGDNGSKDYDEASDMRYDLIASGIDSNHIYLDYAGFRTFDSMKRLKEIFDQDTAIVVSQKFHNERAIYIGDRLGMHIIGFNAKDVGQHYGFRTQIREYLARVKMFIDFYIGVEPKFLGEKIEIS
- a CDS encoding rhomboid family intramembrane serine protease, which produces MVLLIIIVTCAISFSAFTNSSFFEKYKFSPFKISRNKEYVRWISGGFLHADQMHLFANMFTLYFTTEFLDLIFRPWELIIFYLLAIAVAGVPDYIKNKDNPYYAAIGASGAVSAALFSLLLFNPWGTVHLFFILPIPFVLFAVLYLYYSYYMAKNGYDNIGHTAHFTGAIFGILVVALKFPGSVPNFLSELLNPPPLSQILGF